The following proteins come from a genomic window of Pyxidicoccus sp. MSG2:
- a CDS encoding energy transducer TonB: protein MSQAVLDSSSLPPRRTQTAVVAFLLVSLVLHAGGFWMLARIADRPRPVAQRPVELVMVEVQKPPPPPPPEEKKEEPKPPPPKVKPVKPPPIKVAEAPKPPPPVEAPPPPNNTPPPEPQAKPPPLVVGMTMSSTTSAGTFAAPVGNTSYGRVDRTAKDPKEVKGYSAPKYTPIYQVDSEPTVASEVKIPYPEEARRAGVEGTVTLSITIDNEGKVVAAKILNGPGYGLNEAARDAIRRFRFKPAIKGGEAVSTEMKYSYTFLLD from the coding sequence ATGAGCCAGGCGGTCCTCGACAGCTCGTCATTGCCTCCCCGCCGCACGCAGACCGCGGTGGTCGCCTTCCTGCTCGTGTCGCTGGTGCTGCACGCCGGCGGCTTCTGGATGCTCGCCCGCATCGCGGACCGGCCCCGCCCCGTCGCCCAGCGTCCGGTGGAACTGGTCATGGTGGAGGTGCAGAAGCCGCCCCCGCCGCCTCCTCCCGAGGAGAAGAAGGAGGAGCCCAAGCCGCCTCCGCCCAAGGTGAAGCCGGTGAAGCCTCCGCCCATCAAGGTGGCCGAGGCCCCCAAGCCGCCGCCGCCCGTGGAGGCCCCGCCGCCCCCCAACAACACGCCCCCGCCGGAGCCGCAGGCGAAGCCGCCGCCGCTCGTGGTGGGCATGACGATGTCGTCCACCACCAGCGCCGGCACCTTCGCCGCGCCCGTGGGCAACACGTCCTACGGCCGGGTGGACCGCACCGCGAAGGACCCCAAGGAGGTGAAGGGGTACTCCGCGCCCAAGTACACGCCCATCTACCAGGTGGACTCCGAGCCCACCGTGGCCTCCGAGGTGAAGATTCCCTACCCGGAGGAGGCCCGCCGCGCCGGTGTCGAGGGCACGGTGACGCTGTCCATCACCATCGACAACGAGGGCAAGGTGGTGGCCGCGAAGATTCTCAACGGCCCGGGCTACGGCCTCAACGAAGCGGCGAGAGACGCCATCAGGCGCTTCCGCTTCAAGCCCGCCATCAAGGGCGGCGAGGCCGTCTCCACGGAGATGAAGTACTCGTACACCTTTCTGCTGGACTGA
- a CDS encoding ExbD/TolR family protein, with protein sequence MAAGAPQDNDEEITGINVTPLVDIVLVLLIIFMVTANFIVRETVEVDLPRAANGGETVQGLVNVVLDKEGKLFFDGAEVSEADLTAKVAEQVAKDKDTRAIISADQSLAYGRVMRLIDVVKGQGIAKFALNIEKDVAPAATPAAP encoded by the coding sequence ATGGCGGCAGGGGCCCCGCAGGACAACGACGAGGAAATCACCGGCATCAACGTCACGCCGCTGGTGGACATCGTCCTGGTGCTGCTCATCATCTTCATGGTGACGGCCAACTTCATCGTCCGCGAGACGGTGGAGGTGGACCTGCCCCGCGCGGCCAACGGCGGCGAGACGGTGCAGGGCCTGGTCAACGTGGTGCTCGACAAGGAGGGCAAGCTCTTCTTCGACGGCGCCGAGGTGAGCGAGGCGGACCTCACCGCGAAGGTGGCCGAGCAGGTGGCGAAGGACAAGGACACCCGCGCCATCATCAGCGCCGACCAGAGCCTCGCGTATGGCCGGGTGATGCGGCTCATCGACGTGGTGAAGGGCCAGGGCATCGCGAAGTTCGCGCTCAACATCGAGAAGGACGTGGCCCCCGCGGCCACGCCCGCCGCGCCCTGA
- a CDS encoding MotA/TolQ/ExbB proton channel family protein, protein MTPYLLLSQTGQPELGWLSSKLLGVTLSSAEWVLWILVVLSVLSIAIMLERAVYFTRHRLPDSEALAVRLARGDFEAARKAVEGKSGMEAAVVREALASTAQGADTVEQVIASTMARERPQYERFLSFLGTLGNNAPFIGLFGTVLGIIKAFHDLGASAVKGAAIQQTVMAGISEALVATAVGLAVAIPAVVAFNVFNRQLKTLTSRANALGFALVGSLRAERPASDAAPRAAEVR, encoded by the coding sequence ATGACGCCCTACCTTCTCCTGTCCCAGACGGGTCAACCCGAGCTTGGCTGGCTCAGCAGCAAGCTGCTCGGCGTGACGCTCAGCTCCGCCGAGTGGGTGCTGTGGATTCTCGTCGTCCTCTCGGTGCTCTCCATCGCCATCATGCTGGAGCGCGCGGTGTACTTCACCCGCCACCGGCTGCCCGACTCCGAAGCCCTGGCCGTGCGCCTGGCGCGCGGGGACTTCGAGGCGGCGCGCAAGGCGGTGGAAGGCAAGAGCGGCATGGAGGCCGCCGTCGTCCGCGAGGCACTGGCGTCCACCGCCCAGGGCGCGGACACCGTGGAGCAGGTGATTGCCTCCACCATGGCCCGCGAGCGTCCCCAGTACGAGCGCTTCCTGTCCTTCCTCGGCACGCTGGGCAACAACGCCCCCTTCATCGGGCTGTTCGGCACGGTGCTCGGCATCATCAAGGCCTTCCACGACCTGGGCGCCTCCGCCGTGAAGGGCGCCGCCATCCAGCAGACCGTCATGGCCGGCATCTCCGAGGCGCTCGTCGCCACGGCGGTGGGTCTGGCCGTCGCGATTCCGGCGGTGGTGGCCTTCAACGTCTTCAACCGACAGCTCAAGACGCTCACCAGCCGCGCCAACGCCCTGGGGTTCGCCCTGGTGGGCAGCCTGCGCGCCGAGCGCCCTGCTTCCGACGCGGCCCCGCGCGCCGCGGAGGTCCGCTAG